In the genome of Paracoccus tegillarcae, one region contains:
- a CDS encoding TRAP transporter large permease, with protein MTESLIGFGVLLFLLLLRVPIAFAMAAVGGIGFALLRGWQPAWSMTGTVVFDTALSYSLSVIPLFIFMGNVLAASGVAHGLFAGANRLFGRTRGGLALASVLSCGAFSAVCGSSLATAATMSKVAMPSMRRFGYDDRLATGSIAAGGTLGILIPPSVILIIYGLLTETDIAKLFVAGVVPGILGILLYLAAVKLAVAVNPSLAPEREDREPMSRTDRIGVICVLGLFLFIMVGIYGDFFTPTEAAGMGAGASILIAVGMRMMKWQDFRAAALDTIRATAMIFAVIIGAELFTNFINFAGLPDALSSIVLDHEMPVWMVMAFIMLVYLILGCVLESLSMVLLTVPVFYPLMYQLPFENELLQNPEYALIWFAIVVVVATEISLITPPVGMNVFVLKGVLKDVSLSTVFRGVLPFWIADIVRLTLLLLVPWLSLWLVGLM; from the coding sequence ATGACAGAGTCGCTGATCGGCTTTGGCGTCCTGCTGTTTCTATTGTTGCTGCGGGTTCCCATCGCTTTTGCCATGGCCGCCGTTGGCGGCATAGGCTTTGCCCTTTTGCGCGGCTGGCAGCCGGCATGGTCGATGACGGGCACAGTCGTCTTTGACACGGCGCTGTCCTACAGCCTGTCGGTCATTCCGCTGTTTATCTTCATGGGCAATGTCCTTGCTGCCTCGGGCGTGGCGCACGGCCTGTTCGCCGGTGCGAACCGTCTCTTTGGCCGCACGCGCGGCGGTCTGGCGCTGGCCTCGGTCCTGTCTTGCGGTGCATTCTCGGCGGTTTGCGGATCGTCGCTGGCCACGGCAGCGACCATGTCCAAGGTCGCGATGCCCTCGATGCGGCGCTTTGGCTATGATGACCGGCTGGCCACGGGGTCCATCGCGGCAGGCGGTACCCTTGGCATCCTGATCCCGCCAAGCGTGATCCTGATCATCTATGGGCTGCTGACCGAGACCGATATCGCGAAGCTGTTCGTCGCAGGCGTGGTGCCCGGCATTCTTGGCATCCTACTCTATCTGGCGGCGGTCAAACTCGCGGTTGCGGTGAACCCTTCGCTGGCGCCTGAACGCGAAGACCGCGAACCGATGAGCCGCACGGACCGTATCGGCGTGATCTGCGTGCTGGGCCTGTTTCTGTTCATCATGGTGGGCATCTATGGAGATTTCTTCACGCCGACCGAGGCTGCGGGCATGGGCGCGGGTGCATCTATCCTGATCGCGGTGGGAATGCGGATGATGAAATGGCAGGATTTCCGCGCTGCGGCTCTGGATACGATCCGGGCCACGGCGATGATTTTCGCGGTCATCATCGGCGCTGAACTGTTCACCAATTTCATAAACTTCGCTGGCCTTCCTGATGCGTTGTCCAGCATCGTTCTGGATCACGAAATGCCGGTCTGGATGGTGATGGCTTTCATCATGCTGGTCTATCTGATCCTGGGCTGCGTGCTGGAAAGCCTGTCCATGGTGCTGCTGACCGTGCCGGTCTTTTATCCGCTGATGTATCAGTTGCCCTTCGAGAACGAGCTGCTTCAGAACCCTGAATATGCGCTGATCTGGTTCGCCATCGTCGTCGTCGTCGCGACCGAGATCAGTCTGATCACACCGCCGGTCGGGATGAATGTGTTCGTGCTCAAGGGTGTCTTGAAGGACGTGTCGCTGTCGACGGTTTTCCGCGGGGTGCTGCCCTTCTGGATCGCAGATATCGTGCGGCTGACATTGCTCTTGCTGGTGCCTTGGCTGTCGCTGTGGCTGGTGGGGTTGATGTGA
- a CDS encoding MarR family winged helix-turn-helix transcriptional regulator gives MQLDEFFPYRLAVASETFSRNLADVYVNEFGLNREEWRLLFLLARAGRLTSSDLARRTTLDKVQVSRASQRLEKKRLITRDVPIQDRRLREYTCTEAGKRLFDKALPRVRARAEEMLSHLSTADRAALQQGVAALAVALGKGQAAEAEDTDG, from the coding sequence ATGCAGTTGGACGAGTTCTTTCCCTATCGTCTGGCCGTCGCCTCCGAGACGTTCTCGCGCAATCTGGCTGATGTTTATGTGAATGAATTCGGGCTCAACCGCGAAGAATGGCGGCTGCTGTTCCTGCTCGCACGGGCAGGGCGGCTGACATCCAGCGATCTGGCGCGGCGGACGACACTGGACAAGGTCCAGGTCAGCCGCGCCTCTCAGAGGCTCGAGAAAAAGCGGCTGATCACCCGTGATGTGCCCATTCAGGACCGACGGTTACGCGAATATACCTGCACCGAGGCGGGCAAACGCCTGTTCGACAAGGCCCTGCCCAGAGTGCGGGCAAGGGCCGAGGAAATGCTGTCGCATCTGTCCACGGCGGATCGTGCCGCGTTACAGCAGGGCGTGGCTGCACTGGCCGTCGCATTGGGCAAGGGCCAGGCCGCAGAGGCGGAGGATACCGACGGCTAG
- a CDS encoding ABC-F family ATP-binding cassette domain-containing protein — translation MLRIDDISYSIQGRPLFEGASVSIPTGHKVGLVGPNGAGKTTLFKLIRGELALDGGEISLPSRARIGGVAQEAPGTATSVLDTVLEADEERAALLAESETATDPQRIADIQTRLTDIDAWSAEARAASILDGLGFSNDDQARPSADFSGGWRMRIALAGVLLSQPDLLLLDEPTNYLDLEGALWLETYLARYPHTVIVISHDRDLLNRAVGHILHVEDRGLTLYTGGYDDFAKLRAERRALQAAAAKKQADRRAHLQSFVDRFRAKASKARQAQSRVKMLEKMTPITSPEEAKFHRFGFPQPEELSPPIVATEGVSVGYGDRAVLRRLDLRIDQDDRIALLGRNGQGKSTLSKLLAERLPVMEGKLTRSSKLRVGYFAQHQVDELQLDETPLDHIHHLRPDEAPSKLRARLAGFGLMEAQAKTKVGLLSGGQKARLSLLIATIDAPHILILDEPTNHLDIESREALTEALNDYTGAVVLVSHDMHLLGLVADRLWLVKDGAVSPWQGDLDDYRRFLLQGDQPVTKPEPKPAAKPAPKRPPRDAMPGLRAEARRAEERVTKLTDMLAKLDSKLADPALYHQPLEAKKWRRKHAEAVAAMSRAEDIWIKALEDLETAKSD, via the coding sequence ATGCTGCGCATTGATGACATATCCTATTCCATTCAGGGCCGCCCTTTGTTCGAGGGCGCCTCTGTTTCCATTCCCACCGGGCACAAGGTTGGGCTTGTCGGTCCCAATGGGGCGGGCAAGACCACGCTGTTCAAGCTGATCCGGGGCGAATTGGCGCTGGATGGCGGCGAGATCAGCCTGCCGTCGCGCGCCCGCATCGGCGGCGTGGCCCAAGAGGCGCCGGGCACCGCGACCTCCGTGCTGGACACGGTGCTCGAGGCCGACGAGGAACGCGCCGCCCTCTTGGCGGAAAGTGAGACCGCGACCGATCCGCAGCGCATCGCCGATATCCAGACGCGTCTGACCGATATCGACGCCTGGTCGGCCGAGGCGCGAGCGGCCTCGATCCTCGACGGTCTGGGCTTTTCCAATGACGATCAGGCGAGGCCCTCGGCTGATTTCTCAGGCGGCTGGCGGATGCGTATTGCGCTGGCGGGCGTGTTGTTGTCGCAACCCGATCTGTTGTTGCTGGACGAACCGACCAACTATCTGGATCTGGAAGGCGCGCTGTGGCTGGAAACATATCTGGCGCGTTATCCGCATACGGTCATCGTCATCAGCCATGATCGCGACCTGCTGAACCGCGCCGTGGGCCATATCCTGCATGTCGAAGATCGGGGGCTGACGCTCTATACCGGCGGCTATGACGATTTTGCCAAGCTGCGGGCAGAACGGCGTGCGTTGCAGGCGGCAGCGGCCAAGAAACAGGCCGACCGGCGCGCGCATCTGCAAAGCTTTGTCGATCGTTTCCGCGCCAAGGCAAGCAAGGCGCGTCAGGCGCAATCGCGCGTGAAGATGCTGGAAAAAATGACGCCGATCACCTCGCCCGAAGAGGCAAAATTCCATCGCTTCGGGTTTCCGCAGCCCGAGGAATTGTCTCCCCCGATCGTTGCGACCGAAGGGGTCTCGGTCGGCTATGGCGATCGCGCGGTACTGCGGCGGCTGGATCTGCGTATCGATCAGGACGACCGCATCGCCTTGCTGGGCCGGAACGGGCAGGGCAAATCCACGCTGTCGAAACTGCTGGCCGAACGCCTGCCGGTGATGGAGGGCAAGCTGACGCGGTCCAGCAAGCTGCGTGTCGGCTATTTCGCCCAGCATCAGGTGGACGAGCTGCAACTGGACGAAACGCCGCTGGACCACATCCACCATCTGCGGCCCGACGAGGCGCCGTCCAAACTGCGGGCGCGACTGGCGGGATTTGGGCTGATGGAGGCGCAGGCCAAGACCAAGGTGGGGCTGCTGTCGGGCGGACAAAAGGCGCGGCTGAGCCTGCTGATCGCCACCATCGACGCGCCGCATATCCTGATCCTCGACGAGCCGACCAACCATCTGGATATTGAGAGCCGCGAGGCACTGACCGAGGCGCTGAACGATTATACCGGCGCCGTGGTGCTGGTCAGCCACGACATGCACTTGCTGGGCTTGGTCGCTGACAGATTGTGGCTGGTCAAGGATGGCGCCGTCAGTCCCTGGCAGGGCGATCTGGACGATTACCGCCGTTTCCTGTTGCAGGGCGATCAACCGGTCACCAAGCCAGAGCCGAAACCGGCTGCAAAACCCGCGCCCAAGCGCCCGCCGCGTGATGCGATGCCGGGTTTGCGGGCCGAGGCCCGTCGCGCCGAAGAGCGTGTCACCAAATTGACCGATATGCTGGCCAAGCTGGACAGCAAGCTGGCCGACCCCGCCCTTTATCATCAGCCGCTCGAGGCCAAGAAATGGCGCCGCAAACACGCCGAGGCCGTGGCCGCTATGTCACGGGCCGAGGATATCTGGATCAAGGCGCTGGAAGACCTAGAGACCGCCAAGAGCGATTGA
- a CDS encoding MipA/OmpV family protein — protein sequence MKHLLVALLAIAPVSAHAQGRVFSADIGLGVAVAPTYPGSDETEAAPWLLWRNAGWSRPGTSGVRADGFSISPSFGVVGERSVDDDQSLAGLETIDRAYELGARFSYASGPVTGYASLRKGFGGHDGLTGEVGVKYRTDASDRLSLWSGLEAGYGDGDYNLTYFGVSTADAAGSGYPAYDLGGGVNKVAAKLEARYAINDNTALLGEVEYGRIVGDAADSPLVQDRDQPAVRLGIVRNFSFGF from the coding sequence ATGAAACATCTGCTTGTCGCCCTGTTGGCCATCGCGCCGGTCTCTGCCCATGCGCAAGGTCGGGTGTTTTCGGCTGATATCGGGCTGGGTGTTGCCGTTGCCCCGACCTATCCCGGTTCGGATGAGACCGAGGCAGCGCCGTGGCTGTTGTGGCGCAATGCCGGCTGGTCCCGACCGGGCACCAGCGGCGTGCGCGCCGACGGATTTTCGATTTCGCCCTCATTCGGCGTGGTTGGTGAGCGCAGCGTCGATGATGACCAATCGCTTGCCGGTCTGGAAACCATTGATCGGGCTTATGAACTGGGTGCGCGCTTCAGCTATGCGTCTGGACCGGTGACTGGCTATGCCAGCCTGCGCAAGGGTTTCGGTGGTCACGACGGGCTGACGGGTGAGGTCGGTGTCAAATACCGGACCGATGCCAGCGACCGTCTGAGCTTGTGGTCGGGGCTAGAGGCCGGTTACGGCGATGGCGATTATAACCTGACCTATTTCGGCGTCAGCACCGCGGATGCGGCCGGCAGCGGTTATCCGGCTTATGATCTGGGCGGCGGCGTCAACAAGGTCGCGGCCAAGCTGGAAGCACGCTACGCAATCAACGACAACACCGCGCTGCTGGGTGAGGTTGAATATGGCCGCATCGTCGGCGACGCAGCCGACAGCCCGCTGGTTCAGGATCGTGACCAGCCTGCGGTTCGTCTGGGTATCGTGCGGAATTTCAGCTTCGGCTTCTGA
- a CDS encoding helix-turn-helix transcriptional regulator, whose translation MLEAIIPNHEEELAEISALALTGYVMGFGLRFGRPDLIINRYPARWTQKYEEENYFFRDPLAVWTMARVGKTRWSEVSIPDPFDVLNEAAKFGLKYGATFVSKVDRKRSFMSMARPDREFTDAEMTMLSVKLDLWAHLFARSHVALSEKEVEALRMLRDGLTHHEASEKLDISVSALKLRLSGAQKKLGCRNTMTAVVKAVREGLI comes from the coding sequence ATGCTTGAAGCCATCATACCAAACCACGAGGAAGAGCTGGCCGAGATCTCGGCGCTCGCGCTGACCGGCTATGTCATGGGCTTTGGGCTACGTTTTGGCCGCCCGGATCTCATCATAAACCGCTATCCAGCAAGGTGGACGCAGAAATACGAGGAAGAAAATTACTTCTTCCGCGATCCTCTGGCGGTCTGGACCATGGCGCGCGTCGGCAAGACCCGCTGGTCCGAGGTCAGCATCCCCGATCCCTTCGATGTCCTGAACGAAGCGGCCAAATTCGGCCTGAAATACGGTGCCACATTCGTGTCCAAGGTGGATCGCAAGCGATCCTTCATGTCGATGGCGCGACCCGATCGCGAATTTACCGACGCCGAAATGACCATGCTCAGCGTCAAGCTGGACCTCTGGGCGCATCTGTTCGCGCGCAGCCACGTTGCCCTGTCCGAAAAAGAGGTCGAGGCACTGCGGATGTTGCGCGACGGCCTGACCCATCACGAGGCCAGTGAAAAGCTGGATATCAGCGTGTCTGCGCTGAAGTTGCGCCTGTCGGGGGCGCAGAAAAAGCTGGGCTGCCGCAATACCATGACCGCCGTCGTCAAGGCTGTGCGCGAGGGGCTGATCTGA
- a CDS encoding acyl-homoserine-lactone synthase, protein MLLENHFPTEWKLNSDSSPEYTIKIVRLPDGVSSWYLVNEYLKLRKQVFVDRLEWPLFYAEEVEFEQYDSLDTTYVICLHGDEVVGGARLRRTDHFSCQGRLSYSYMIRDACLGHLEGLPDNLCHELPPQDARSWELTRMIVNGPKAVTERMLEEVNLFLLSQGAANCLFLGSPAFLRMARRLSWPARPLGPVCGNADGRFQVIEVPVRPVATAIDSSALERGMQPVPAF, encoded by the coding sequence ATGCTGCTCGAGAATCACTTCCCAACTGAGTGGAAACTCAACTCAGACTCATCCCCGGAATATACCATCAAGATAGTCCGACTTCCGGACGGAGTTTCATCCTGGTATCTTGTTAACGAGTACTTGAAATTACGCAAACAAGTCTTTGTCGACCGGCTTGAATGGCCACTTTTCTATGCAGAAGAGGTCGAGTTCGAACAGTATGATTCGCTCGACACGACCTATGTGATCTGTTTGCACGGAGATGAAGTGGTTGGTGGCGCGCGTCTGCGTCGCACCGATCACTTCAGTTGCCAGGGTCGCCTCAGTTATTCCTACATGATCAGGGATGCCTGCCTTGGCCATCTGGAGGGGCTGCCCGACAACCTTTGTCATGAACTGCCGCCACAGGATGCGCGGTCGTGGGAATTGACACGGATGATCGTGAACGGACCCAAGGCCGTGACCGAGCGTATGCTGGAAGAGGTCAACCTGTTCCTGCTGAGCCAGGGCGCCGCGAACTGTCTGTTCCTCGGTTCCCCTGCCTTTCTGCGGATGGCGCGCAGGCTAAGTTGGCCGGCGCGGCCGCTTGGTCCGGTCTGCGGCAATGCTGATGGACGCTTTCAGGTTATCGAGGTGCCGGTGCGGCCCGTTGCGACCGCGATCGATAGCTCGGCGCTGGAGCGTGGGATGCAGCCGGTTCCGGCCTTCTGA
- the plsY gene encoding glycerol-3-phosphate 1-O-acyltransferase PlsY, whose amino-acid sequence MIALIWAAIGYLLGSIPFGMVIARAMGLGDLRQIGSGNIGATNVLRTGNKPAALATLLLDAGKGAIAVLLARYFVGESAAIVAAGAAFLGHCFPVWLNFKGGKGVATFLGTLIALDWRMGLMACAVWLLVALIARISSLSALIAAATAPIFAWALGRTDLILVSLFMAVLIFIRHQANIARLLDGTEPRIGGKKK is encoded by the coding sequence ATGATCGCGCTGATCTGGGCCGCTATCGGCTATCTTCTGGGCTCGATCCCCTTTGGCATGGTCATTGCCCGCGCAATGGGTCTGGGCGACCTGCGCCAGATCGGATCGGGCAATATCGGGGCCACGAATGTCCTGCGCACCGGAAACAAGCCGGCGGCGTTGGCAACCCTGTTGCTGGATGCGGGCAAGGGCGCGATCGCAGTGCTGCTGGCGCGTTATTTCGTCGGGGAGTCAGCGGCAATCGTTGCCGCCGGCGCGGCCTTTCTGGGCCATTGCTTTCCCGTCTGGCTGAATTTCAAGGGCGGCAAAGGGGTCGCGACCTTTCTGGGCACGCTGATCGCGCTGGACTGGCGGATGGGATTGATGGCCTGCGCAGTCTGGCTGCTGGTGGCGCTGATCGCCCGCATCAGTTCGCTGTCCGCACTGATCGCAGCGGCAACCGCCCCAATCTTTGCCTGGGCGCTTGGGCGTACCGACCTGATTCTGGTGTCGCTGTTCATGGCGGTGCTGATCTTCATCCGTCACCAGGCGAACATCGCTCGGCTGCTGGACGGGACCGAGCCGCGAATAGGCGGCAAGAAGAAATAG
- the pyrC gene encoding dihydroorotase — translation MIHFQNARLIDPEAQTDSIGSLTVQDGQIASRDGETPKDATVIDCKGKALAPGIVDWGVKIGEPGERHKESFRSAGMAAAAGGVTTIIARPDTLPPIDTPEALEFVTRRASDAPINIHHMAALTKGREGREMVEIGFLTDLGAVAFTDGVRVVTDTKVLGRCMSYARGIGALIVGHPQDAALSKGAAATKGKFASLYGIPDVSPTAEVMGLNRDLALVEMTGCRWHADQITTAAALPALRRARKAGLDVTAGTSIHHLTLNEFDVGDYRTFFRFTPPLRSEDDRMAMVQAVADGEIDVIASFHTPQDEESKRLPFEVAAPGAVGLQTLLPAAMRLHHGGGLSLPQLWRAMSLNPAQRLGLPVGRLATGAPADLVLFDPDAPFVMDRFSLLSKSKNTPFDGARMQGKVLGSWVAGERVFG, via the coding sequence ATGATCCATTTCCAGAATGCCCGCCTGATCGACCCCGAGGCACAGACAGACAGCATCGGGTCGCTGACCGTGCAAGACGGCCAGATTGCGTCCCGCGACGGCGAAACGCCCAAGGATGCAACGGTGATCGACTGCAAGGGCAAGGCACTGGCGCCCGGCATCGTGGACTGGGGCGTCAAGATCGGTGAGCCGGGCGAGCGGCACAAGGAAAGCTTTCGCTCGGCGGGCATGGCGGCGGCGGCGGGCGGCGTGACAACCATCATCGCCCGTCCCGATACCCTGCCGCCCATCGATACGCCCGAAGCACTGGAATTCGTGACCCGCCGCGCAAGCGATGCGCCCATCAACATCCATCATATGGCCGCACTGACCAAGGGCCGCGAAGGACGCGAGATGGTCGAGATCGGCTTTCTCACCGATCTGGGGGCCGTGGCGTTCACCGATGGCGTGCGCGTTGTCACCGACACCAAGGTGCTTGGCCGCTGTATGAGCTATGCGCGCGGGATTGGTGCGCTGATCGTGGGCCATCCGCAGGATGCGGCCTTGTCCAAGGGCGCTGCCGCGACCAAGGGAAAATTTGCCAGCCTGTACGGGATCCCGGACGTGTCGCCCACGGCCGAGGTCATGGGATTGAACCGTGATCTGGCGCTGGTCGAAATGACCGGCTGCCGCTGGCATGCCGATCAGATCACCACAGCCGCCGCCCTGCCCGCGCTACGCCGGGCGCGCAAGGCCGGGCTGGACGTCACTGCGGGCACCTCGATCCACCATCTGACGCTGAACGAATTCGACGTGGGCGATTACCGGACCTTCTTTCGCTTTACCCCACCCTTGCGATCCGAGGATGACCGCATGGCCATGGTGCAGGCCGTCGCGGATGGCGAGATCGACGTGATCGCCTCTTTCCATACACCGCAGGACGAAGAATCCAAACGGCTGCCCTTTGAGGTCGCGGCACCTGGCGCTGTCGGGCTGCAAACGCTGCTGCCGGCGGCGATGCGTCTGCATCACGGTGGCGGCCTGTCCCTGCCCCAATTGTGGCGCGCGATGTCGCTGAACCCCGCACAGCGGCTTGGGCTGCCCGTGGGACGTCTGGCGACCGGTGCGCCTGCCGATCTGGTGCTCTTCGATCCGGATGCGCCCTTTGTGATGGACCGGTTCAGCCTGCTGTCGAAATCCAAGAACACCCCCTTTGACGGCGCCAGAATGCAGGGCAAAGTGCTGGGAAGCTGGGTCGCGGGCGAAAGGGTATTCGGATGA
- a CDS encoding aspartate carbamoyltransferase catalytic subunit — MTFRARHLLGIEQLAPSEITTLLDQAESYVELNQRTVKHADALAGMTQINMFFENSTRTQASFELAGKRLGADVMNMSVAHSSVKKGETLIDTALTLNAMHPDLLIVRHPHSGAVNLLAEKVNCAVINAGDGRHEHPTQALLDALTIRRAKGRLHRLTIAICGDIAHSRVARSNLILLGKMENRLRLIGPRTLMPAGVADLGCEVYEDMHEGLKGADVVMMLRLQRERMDGGFIPSEREYFHRWGLDPEKLALAKPDAIVMHPGPMNRGVEIDGTIADDINRSVIQDQVEMGVAVRMAAMDLLARNLRAERGRALAGPGLWDGDHG, encoded by the coding sequence ATGACCTTTCGCGCCCGCCATCTGCTTGGCATCGAACAGCTTGCCCCGTCAGAGATCACGACCCTGCTTGATCAGGCCGAATCCTATGTCGAACTGAACCAGCGCACCGTGAAACACGCCGACGCGCTGGCCGGCATGACCCAGATCAACATGTTCTTCGAAAACTCGACCCGCACCCAGGCCAGCTTCGAGTTGGCGGGCAAGCGGCTTGGTGCCGATGTGATGAACATGTCGGTGGCCCATTCCAGCGTGAAAAAGGGCGAAACACTGATCGACACGGCGCTGACACTGAACGCCATGCATCCCGACCTGCTGATCGTGCGGCATCCCCATTCCGGCGCGGTCAATCTGCTGGCGGAAAAGGTGAACTGCGCCGTCATCAACGCGGGCGACGGGCGGCACGAACACCCCACACAGGCGCTGCTGGATGCGCTGACGATCCGCCGTGCCAAGGGCCGGCTGCACCGCCTGACCATCGCGATTTGCGGCGATATTGCCCATAGCCGCGTGGCGCGCTCGAACCTGATCCTGCTGGGCAAGATGGAAAACCGTCTGCGCCTGATCGGGCCGCGCACCCTGATGCCTGCGGGCGTCGCTGATCTGGGCTGCGAGGTCTACGAGGACATGCACGAGGGGCTGAAGGGCGCCGATGTCGTGATGATGCTGCGGCTGCAGCGCGAGCGTATGGATGGCGGCTTTATCCCGTCGGAACGCGAATATTTCCACCGTTGGGGTCTGGATCCGGAAAAGCTGGCACTGGCCAAGCCCGATGCCATCGTCATGCATCCCGGCCCGATGAATCGCGGCGTGGAAATCGACGGCACCATTGCCGATGATATCAACCGATCCGTGATTCAGGATCAGGTCGAGATGGGCGTCGCTGTGCGGATGGCCGCGATGGATCTTCTGGCGCGCAATCTGCGGGCGGAACGCGGTCGCGCGCTGGCCGGACCGGGGCTGTGGGATGGCGATCATGGCTAG
- a CDS encoding MATE family efflux transporter yields the protein MNFTRLRPELIAMTALGLPLVGSHVARMAIGVSDTVMVGWYGVEALAALVLASSLFMLLFLLGSGYSIGGAGLIAGARARGDDTEVRRVTRMALWLSVLHGLLMAPLMWWSGPILNALGQDPQVSALAQTYLRIMIPAMPLVLAGMVINSYLSALGRPNAVMWITLAGLPLNILLNWMFIFGNWGAPELGIAGSAIASLTVNAAQLVALMGYALWLPQARRYNLMQRFWRPDWPGFFSVFKLGLPIGAAIVAEVALFAGTNIMMGWIGTTELAAHGIALQITSIAFMVHLGLSSAATIRAGEAFGRGDFVALRDIASAVIMLSLGFAVIVIAIFILWPDELVLLYLDQANPASDAILAVAVGLMFWAAVFQLADALQVILQGLLRGVQDTRVPLIMAIIGYWCVGLTCCYLFAFPLGMGPPGLWVGLLAGLSVASVLLYWRFYQGLARGGWTRQVLAR from the coding sequence ATGAACTTCACCCGTCTTCGCCCCGAACTGATCGCCATGACGGCGCTTGGACTGCCGCTGGTCGGCAGCCATGTCGCGCGCATGGCCATTGGTGTGTCCGATACCGTGATGGTGGGCTGGTACGGGGTCGAGGCGCTGGCCGCTCTGGTTCTGGCCAGCTCCCTGTTCATGCTGCTGTTTTTGCTGGGCTCGGGCTATTCCATCGGCGGGGCAGGGCTGATTGCCGGCGCGCGGGCCCGGGGCGACGATACCGAAGTTCGACGGGTGACCCGCATGGCGCTGTGGCTGTCGGTGCTGCACGGCCTGTTGATGGCGCCATTGATGTGGTGGTCGGGACCGATTCTGAACGCCTTGGGGCAAGATCCTCAGGTCTCGGCACTGGCCCAGACCTATCTGCGCATCATGATCCCCGCGATGCCGCTGGTGCTGGCGGGCATGGTGATCAATTCGTACCTTTCGGCGCTTGGCCGGCCCAATGCGGTGATGTGGATCACGCTGGCCGGGCTGCCGCTGAACATCTTGCTGAACTGGATGTTCATCTTTGGCAACTGGGGCGCGCCGGAACTGGGGATTGCGGGCTCTGCCATCGCCAGCCTGACCGTGAACGCTGCGCAGCTGGTCGCCTTGATGGGCTATGCGCTGTGGCTGCCGCAGGCGCGCCGCTATAACCTGATGCAGCGGTTCTGGCGGCCCGATTGGCCGGGCTTTTTCAGCGTCTTCAAGCTGGGGCTGCCCATCGGGGCGGCCATCGTCGCCGAGGTGGCGCTGTTTGCGGGCACCAACATCATGATGGGCTGGATCGGCACGACCGAACTGGCCGCCCATGGCATCGCCCTGCAGATCACCTCGATTGCCTTCATGGTGCATCTGGGCCTGTCCAGTGCGGCCACGATCCGTGCGGGCGAGGCCTTTGGCCGTGGCGATTTTGTGGCGCTGCGCGATATCGCATCCGCCGTGATCATGCTGTCACTGGGATTTGCGGTGATCGTCATCGCCATCTTTATCCTGTGGCCGGATGAACTGGTGCTGCTGTATCTGGATCAGGCCAACCCGGCCAGCGACGCGATTCTGGCGGTCGCTGTTGGTCTGATGTTCTGGGCCGCCGTCTTTCAGCTTGCCGATGCGTTGCAGGTCATCCTGCAGGGTCTGCTGCGCGGCGTTCAGGATACGCGGGTGCCCTTGATCATGGCGATCATCGGCTATTGGTGCGTGGGGCTGACCTGCTGCTATCTCTTTGCCTTTCCCCTTGGCATGGGGCCCCCGGGCCTGTGGGTCGGGTTGCTGGCCGGGCTGTCGGTGGCCTCGGTCCTGCTCTACTGGCGCTTCTATCAGGGGTTGGCCCGCGGGGGCTGGACCCGGCAGGTATTGGCGCGCTAA
- a CDS encoding Lrp/AsnC ligand binding domain-containing protein — protein MRPVFVQFRCAPGQTYKVADAVYDREVVSELYSTSGEYDLLAKVYIPEDEDVGRFLAEKLFDIEGISRTLTTMTFKAF, from the coding sequence ATGCGCCCTGTTTTCGTCCAGTTCCGATGCGCCCCCGGCCAGACCTACAAGGTCGCCGATGCCGTCTATGACCGCGAAGTCGTCAGCGAGCTTTACTCGACCAGCGGCGAATACGACCTGCTGGCCAAGGTCTATATTCCCGAAGACGAGGATGTCGGTCGTTTCCTGGCGGAAAAGCTGTTCGATATCGAGGGTATCAGCCGCACGCTGACGACGATGACGTTCAAGGCGTTCTGA
- a CDS encoding ArsR/SmtB family transcription factor, whose translation MANYSATFHALSDPTRRAVLTQLARGRASVNALAEGHEMALPSFLKHLKVLEGAGLILSEKQGRRRICRLNPQALRPAEDWLAQQRQEWEGRTDRLAAFVEKED comes from the coding sequence ATGGCTAACTATAGCGCGACATTTCATGCCCTGTCCGATCCGACGCGCCGCGCGGTGCTGACCCAGTTGGCGCGGGGACGGGCATCTGTCAACGCGCTGGCCGAAGGTCATGAAATGGCGCTGCCCAGCTTTCTCAAGCATTTGAAGGTGCTGGAGGGGGCGGGGCTGATACTCAGCGAAAAACAGGGTCGCAGGCGGATTTGCCGGCTGAACCCGCAGGCGCTGCGCCCGGCCGAGGATTGGCTGGCCCAGCAGCGTCAAGAATGGGAGGGCCGGACCGACCGTCTGGCCGCATTTGTGGAAAAGGAGGACTGA